The Coccidioides posadasii str. Silveira chromosome 2, complete sequence genomic interval AAGAACAAGACGAAGTGATTCATCTGCGCACCATGGGTATCGGTAGCCGATTGAGCCGTATTTACCGGTCTCATGCACAGCATGAATATCGTTCCAATACCGCTCATAATCTAATGGTTTTACCGAATCGCTTTTTGTATAACTGGCTGGGTTCGAGTCTCTTGAAACATGAGGATGATCTTTTGGATCGTCACGCGGCTTGTCGGCAACTGCAGGGTCTGAAATATAAAAGGTATCTTGAAGGTCACGGGCAGGGTGTTGTTGAGGGACAAAAAGGGCGTCGAAATTCCAGAATCCGGTCTCGACGAATCGATTTGTAGGCATCTCTTCGAATCCCATTTCGAAGAAGATTTGTCGGAATTCATGACGCACTTTATTCAAAGGGTGGAATGCGCCGCTAGGAGTCACCGCACCCTTGGCATTGAAATTGTAGGGTTTGAGCTTCGCCGTCTTCCATGATCCATCAGCGAGCATTTCCACTGTGAGATCCGTCTGCTCCTTAACGAACTCCCTAGCATATTTTGGTCCCTTGGATATTCTATAGTTGATAACCTTCTGCATCGTAATaagctttcttttccgcAAATCTGCTAGGACCTTCGCATCGGGGAATGTCTTTGTTTTTTGGATAGTATGCAGCTGCTCTCGTGCCGTATCCTCGATAGAGTCAGCAACCGCTCTTAAAGTATCCTTATCCTTCTTAATCCATCCTTTTTTAAAGGCATTGCCAGCGCCGACTTTGGCTGCATCTTTCCCGACGACGTTTGGTAGTTCAGCGATCTTCAATCCGTCCAAGGCAGCTCGGACCGCTTCGAAAACCTTCGCTTCATGACTGCCATTGGCGACAATTCCTTCGGCTTCAGGGGATAAGATCGCTTCTTCTCGCTCTAGTGTTTCATATTGGACCATCTCTCTCGAACCCAGGCGGTCGAGGGCAGACTTGACGGACGTTGGTGGGGTTGAGGGGAAGGCATCGCTGGAGAGAATTGGCTTGTCCGTTGAGGCAAGGGCCTCCAAAACTTGATGAGTAAGATCGGAAGCCATTGTCGCGACAAAGGGACAGACaaagaaatatctccagCGCAAGATCCTCGACCGACTGGAATGTGCTCGCGGCGTCGCTTGCAGGCCTCCTCGTCCGATGACTCTTCAAATTTGTCGGGGAGGCCAGGGCCGCCAGATGCGCAGGGGCTTTTTTTGGTAGTCACGTGATCGTGACCATTTATCTCGGAATTTAGTcggccccccccccccccccccggggcgGGGGTGAGGTCTGCACCCTTTCCAAAGGCTATGTATGGACTATGCATATCCGTAGCTCATTTTTCAAGCCATGAAAACGAGCAATTGGGTAGAAACGCATCGATCCAGAGCAGAAAGACTTTCCTGACCTTTTGTTCAAGTTGCTTTCTTCCAAGACCAAACTTCTCAAAAAGGTTATACATGATATATATGTTTGATATTGTTAAATATTCCTTTGGAGCCATATATCATATACAATGTACTACTTAGATTACCGGCATTCCATTTGCCCCCGTCCTGCTGCTGTGTCCCTATCGTTCCATAGTCCCATATCATATAAACCAGGGGTATCAACAGCTGTTCCCGGCATTCCCAGCACCCGAGAGGATAAAATTAAAGAAGGGAGCAAAGAGACAAAAACCTCCCCACTCTGTTTTACCCGGTGAAAAAAACATCCCAAGTTCTGCATCTCCTACAGGGAAGCAGAGCCTTTCCCCTTAGAAACCCCTTATTCCCTccacaaaaagaaaaaaaggaagattGAGGCCATACCTGTGCGCCTATAGCGACTGTTTCCCACGCGTTTCAATCGGAAACAAACACATCGCAACAAACGCCGCCAAGAACAACCCTCCGCTTGCATATATTGGAGCATTTGGATCCCGATCCCCTGCATAAATAGCCACAATGGGTGCCAGCAACCCACAGATACGATTCAAACAGCTTGCGATTCCCGTTCCCGTTCCACGGTTCGGAGCAGGGAACACCTCGGGCGTGTACGCatacagtactccgtacatgatATTTTGGAAAAATGCCTCGAGACATGTGCATGTTAATTGAGCGTTCGGGTTCTTAGAGATAGTGAAACAGAAGAGGATGACACCGGTGATGCATGTTGAGACAGCCATAGTTCCCTTGCGCCCGATATAGGGGATGTCGACGGTATAACAGGCGAGGATTGAACCGGGAACGCCAACGATGGAAGTGATCGCGTAGTTACGATAGACTAAAAACATAGATCAGTATCCACGCCAAAGTCAAAGGTGCTGAAGATTTATATAACTTACCAATTGAGACGGGGGTGGATGCTTGGTTCCCAAGGTATTGAGGCAAAAACGCGTTGAACAGAGGGTAAGCCATACCGATTGTAGCCCAGCAGAACCACAACAAAAGAGCTATAGATGTGGGTTAAAACACATTTTAGTGCTGCTCAAAGGTAAAACACTACGTACTGGTAATCCCCAGCCGCTTGGTTGCAAATAAGGGGGCAATCCGGTCGGCGGAGAAGCTTGCAAGCTTCCTCCTAACCATCTCCATTGGACTCAGCTTCTGGGAATTGGTCTCTTCCTCTGGAAAGCCGCCGATCTCATTTAAGATGTCCACGGTCAACCAGGTCTTTGCTCTATTTTTGTAGGCAATAGCATGCACAGTTGCCACTGCTTCGTTCTGTCGACCCCGTGAAAGCAAGAATTTCGGCGATTCGTAGAGatggaaaaggaaaaagcgGCAAATAAACATAAGGAAAGTAATCGCTCCGAGGGTGATGGTGAGATATCTCCAGCCCATGTTGTCTTCCCTTCGGCACGGAACGCCAGAGGGACATGAGTAGTTTGGGATGAACCCCCATGCCACGAGACTATATATGTACATTAGGTACAAGTCTTCTCACGGTATTGTGATGGGCTTTGCAAAATCAAACCTTCCAATGAGTTGTCCAACGGGCCACCAAACACTGAGCATGGTCAAAAGGTTCCCTGATGCAAACGGTAAGAACTCGAGGAACAATGCTCCGTCAACTGGCAAATTTCCTCCCACGCCTAGACCTAAGCACGCATACATGGCACAAACACTATCCAGACAAGCTAATTAGGGCGAGGAACCGGGCTCTGTTTGCAATTTTGCAGCTTGACTCACCCAACCCAAGTCGAACCTCCGCCAGCAGCAAGGCCGAACACACCGCAAAGCAACAGAGTCATGTTGAAAGCGAGACGTCGACCAATGATGTCCGAAGCAGTTCCCCAGACGACCGCACCGATGCACAATCCGATGAACAATGCACAGGTCGTAAATCGTACATGCGACTCGGAGATTCCAAACTCTGCAGAGAGAGGGGGCAGAGTCAGAGCAACACCCTGTAACATATAGCTGTTAAGAAATTTCAAATATTTTCGGTCTACCATGGTTAAGCGGGGCATACCTGCAGCCAGAGACTGATGAACAACGGAACTGATTGTTAGTAGAGTCGTCATAACCACCGAGGAGATTGACAAGAAATACTATTCTGCGAGGCTATTCGCTAACTCACTTGTCTGCAGTCCAGCCAAACCCACAGAGAACGAACAATTCCCATTGATATCGGCCCATCCCAATATCCTGGATAGCCCGGTTAATGACCTTGGATTTCCCTGAATACCATGCATTAGATCCATCTTCTCACAAACCGCTGCCGGGCGTTTGGGATGTACGTCTGGGAGGAACTGCCGGGAGCAGCGCCAAGTGAAATGGCAAAAAAGGGAGGTTGTTGAGCAGGAAAAGGCAAGTTGTCTGCACTCAGGCTTTCCAAAAGAAAGAGTCAAAGGACAAAACAATCAACATGCGCTGCAAAACGTACGATCATAAGCAGTATCGTGACCAGATGCAGCCACATCACTCTCTACCTCTGCTTTCAGTGCTTCAAGGGTCAATGATGTGCCGGCTTGAGAAGTCTGAATCGATCCTCTTTCCGCCAAGCTTTCATCGGATTTCTTGTCATCGGCAGCTGGCGATTGACTATTTTGCTCCTCGGCCAGAGGAATTAGGACCCCCGGATATTCCAGAGCATCGTGCTTTTTGAGCGGATTCACAAAGAACGGCATGATAGCTTATATATATGCTTATACGGGTCTCCAGTAATGTTGATAACAATTGCGCTAGTCAACACGATTTGCTGCGACGGAGAGTATCAAATCGTGGTGTATTCGTTGCAACTGGTACAGGCGTGAATAGGCGAAGCTCTATGTATGTACGCTGCTAGGAAATGCTGCACCGGGCACGAGTTGGATGTTCCTTGAAGCTGTACTTGGGCAAAGGCTCGCGACGTGTTCGCTGGAAGCTCCCCCTGGTCGCTCTGGGCTGAAGAGAGGAAAACGCGGAAATCGTTTGAATTTCGGTACGCGAAGGATAAACTGAAGTCACAGACTCAAGTGATTCCGGATCACTCGTAAGAGCTGAGCGCACGGGCACAAAGGTAAATCGGCGAAAGCGTCGAGAAATGAGCTCAATTTTCTCCTGCTAGACTCTGCAACATAGATACAGTAGCTTTGAACTTTTGTATCCCCCCGGGAGTATCTGGTCGACTTTTGTAGAGCCAAATCCTGCTGAAATGGGCCGAAACGTATGCGAAGGAACTGAGGTTTATCAGCAATCTAAGGATGGATGGGATGTGCCTTTTGTACACCCTGCAGTCGCCGTCGTCACGAAATTAAACTCCAaaagatatttttctttgaaaaggACGCCAACTTAACCCAGCAGAAAGACAAGCCCTCATTGGTGATTTCGATGATGGGCAGCGGGATGCGGTGGGGAGTGGGGGATCGTACAGTGCTCAGGATGATTTTTATGTGGGCTCGTATTTTGCGTGATGGTTCTTTGAGATTTTGAAGGCTATCGCAGACTTGGTGGTGGGTTGGGCTCTTCGAATTAGTTAAGCAATTCAACAGTAATTTGCGCCTATCGAAGCGCG includes:
- the FRS2 gene encoding Phenylalanyl-tRNA synthetase, beta subunit, cytoplasmic (BUSCO:191114at4751~EggNog:ENOG410PG09~COG:J~BUSCO:4722at33183), which translates into the protein MASDLTHQVLEALASTDKPILSSDAFPSTPPTSVKSALDRLGSREMVQYETLEREEAILSPEAEGIVANGSHEAKVFEAVRAALDGLKIAELPNVVGKDAAKVGAGNAFKKGWIKKDKDTLRAVADSIEDTAREQLHTIQKTKTFPDAKVLADLRKRKLITMQKVINYRISKGPKYAREFVKEQTDLTVEMLADGSWKTAKLKPYNFNAKGAVTPSGAFHPLNKVRHEFRQIFFEMGFEEMPTNRFVETGFWNFDALFVPQQHPARDLQDTFYISDPAVADKPRDDPKDHPHVSRDSNPASYTKSDSVKPLDYERYWNDIHAVHETGKYGSIGYRYPWCADESLRLVLRTHTTAVSAYMLHKLAQNPRPARYFSIDRVFRNEAVDATHLAEFHQIEGVIADFGLSLGGLIGFMEVFFAKMGIHGLRFKPAYNPYTEPSLEIFGYHPTLKRWVEIGNSGMFRPEMLEPMGLPKDMRVYGWGLSLERPTMIKYGVSNIRELLGHKTDLNFIESNPAVRLEKD
- a CDS encoding uncharacterized protein (EggNog:ENOG410PHMS~COG:G~TransMembrane:6 (i31-54o74-98i178-199o219-238i250-268o339-358i)); its protein translation is MYACLGLGVGGNLPVDGALFLEFLPFASGNLLTMLSVWWPVGQLIGSLVAWGFIPNYSCPSGVPCRREDNMGWRYLTITLGAITFLMFICRFFLFHLYESPKFLLSRGRQNEAVATVHAIAYKNRAKTWLTVDILNEIGGFPEEETNSQKLSPMEMVRRKLASFSADRIAPLFATKRLGITTLLLWFCWATIGMAYPLFNAFLPQYLGNQASTPVSIVYRNYAITSIVGVPGSILACYTVDIPYIGRKGTMAVSTCITGVILFCFTISKNPNAQLTCTCLEAFFQNIMYGVLYAYTPEVFPAPNRGTGTGIASCLNRICGLLAPIVAIYAGDRDPNAPIYASGGLFLAAFVAMCLFPIETRGKQSL
- a CDS encoding uncharacterized protein (EggNog:ENOG410PHMS~COG:G~TransMembrane:3 (i99-118o138-157i169-191o)), producing MPFFVNPLKKHDALEYPGVLIPLAEEQNSQSPAADDKKSDESLAERGSIQTSQAGTSLTLEALKAEVESDVAASGHDTAYDRKSKVINRAIQDIGMGRYQWELFVLCGFGWTADNLWLQGVALTLPPLSAEFGISESHVRFTTCALFIGLCIGAVVWGTASDIIGRRLAFNMTLLLCGVFGLAAGGGSTWVG